A genomic segment from Spinacia oleracea cultivar Varoflay chromosome 3, BTI_SOV_V1, whole genome shotgun sequence encodes:
- the LOC130469663 gene encoding probable zinc metallopeptidase EGY3, chloroplastic, with amino-acid sequence MNNYESLLPSKKALFDIPVARTASAYLTSMALAVVAFASDDSFNGGDNALFVRPQFFENNPLFSIIKYVIGPCADDLGNVLPCAVEGVGVPVDPLAFSGILGWCPGWLFIFCTENYGVKILRL; translated from the exons ATGAATAACTACGAGTCCCTACTCCCTAGTAAGAAGGCCCTTTTTGATATTCCTGTTGCTCGTACAGCCAGTGCATACTTGACCTCTATGGCGCTTGCAGTTGTTGCCTTTGCATCAGATGACAGCTTCAATGGAGGTGATAATGCGTT GTTTGTAAGGCCtcaattttttgaaaataatcctTTGTTTTCTATCATCAAATACGTAATTGGACCTTGTGCTGATGATCTTGGAAACGTGTTGCCTTGTGCGGTGGAAGGAGTGGGTGTACCAGTTGATCCCCTTGCTTTCTCTGGGATTTTAGGTTGGTGTCCTGGTTGGCTATTTATATTTTGCACAGAAAATTACGGTGTAAAGATTTTACGTTTATGA